Proteins from one Impatiens glandulifera chromosome 2, dImpGla2.1, whole genome shotgun sequence genomic window:
- the LOC124924269 gene encoding rust resistance kinase Lr10-like, with amino-acid sequence MERVLEQVAGEKPVRFTSQQLIAMTRNYSQQLGSGGFGLVYGGYLSNGVKIAVKVLKNSHGHQAEEQFMAEVTTIGRTHHINLVKLYGFCYENSVRALVYEYMENGSLDTHLFKPRVVIEWEKLCEIAIGTAKGLAYLHEDCQQRIIHYDIKPANILLDANFNPKVADFGLAKLCNREDTHVTMSGYRGTPGYSAPEVLLHSISVTQKCDVYSFGMLLFEIIGRRKNTKVGSSMENDTLDWFPLRVWEGYEKGELIVALTMCREIEERHVESVERMAMVALWCVQESPKLRPPMSSVIRMLEGVVEITSPPNPFGYLFSLRMNLENDSYCESSSQGTHSSWYKETMSVETTRSSSPYSSDLDGKSLV; translated from the coding sequence ATGGAAAGAGTCCTCGAACAAGTCGCGGGTGAAAAACCCGTAAGGTTCACCTCACAACAACTCATTGCCATGACCAGAAACTACTCCCAACAATTAGGTTCGGGCGGGTTTGGTCTAGTTTACGGAGGTTATCTATCTAATGGAGTAAAAATCGCGGTTAAGGTGTTAAAGAATTCTCACGGACATCAAGCCGAAGAACAATTCATGGCGGAGGTAACCACCATTGGGAGAACGCATCATATTAACCTAGTCAAGTTGTATGGTTTTTGTTACGAGAATTCGGTTCGAGCTTTGGTTTATGAGTACATGGAGAACGGGTCGTTAGACACACACTTGTTCAAACCGAGGGTGGTGATCGAATGGGAGAAACTATGCGAAATAGCTATAGGAACCGCGAAAGGGTTAGCGTATTTACACGAGGATTGTCAACAAAGGATCATTCATTATGATATAAAGCCCGCGAACATCCTTTTAGATGCGAACTTCAATCCTAAGGTTGCGGATTTTGGACTCGCGAAGTTATGCAATCGAGAGGACACGCATGTAACCATGAGTGGCTATAGAGGGACTCCGGGTTATTCAGCCCCGGAAGTTTTACTTCATAGTATTTCAGTTACGCAAAAGTGCGATGTTTATAGTTTTGGGATGCTACTATTTGAGATTATAGGAAGGAGGAAGAACACGAAGGTAGGATCGTCCATGGAAAATGATACCCTAGATTGGTTTCCTCTACGAGTTTGGGAGGGATATGAAAAGGGAGAATTGATTGTTGCATTGACGATGTGTCGTGAGATTGAAGAAAGGCATGTGGAGAGTGTCGAGAGGATGGCGATGGTTGCTTTATGGTGTGTGCAAGAATCCCCGAAGCTTCGACCTCCAATGAGTAGTGTGATTCGAATGTTAGAGGGGGTAGTGGAGATCACGTCTCCACCTAACCCGTTTGGTTATCTCTTCTCGTTGAGAATGAATTTGGAAAATGATAGTTATTGCGAGTCGAGTAGCCAAGGAACTCATTCTAGTTGGTATAAGGAGACTATGTCGGTTGAGACGACTCGCTCAAGTTCACCTTACTCGAGTGACTTAGATGGAAAGAGTCTTGTATAA
- the LOC124928138 gene encoding uncharacterized protein LOC124928138: MVGIFSRFSGAGHRRSQTVIGRIEEEGRQSSLGTIAEIVTPASSTSALMAVHGIEVSVEFKPLEHPIEPINNDAPIQCPLLEPCILNDVRIWKQRIAGGAGRRSGLERVQTEPKIPETELRRRVQRGRGGGILPSISAPESSITKLLDECNASEM; the protein is encoded by the exons ATGGTGGGTATTTTCTCCAGATTTTCCGGCGCCGGCCACCGTCGATCCCAAACTGTAATC GGGagaattgaagaagaaggaagacagAGTTCTTTAGGAACTATAGCTGAAATTGTAACACCTGCATCTAGCACTTCTGCTTTAATGGCGGTTCATGGGATTGAAGTTTCAGTTGAGTTTAAGCCACTTGAACATCCAATTGAACCTATTAATAATGATGCACCAATTCAATGCCCTTTGCTCGAGCCTTGTATTCTTAAT gACGTAAGAATATGGAAACAACGAATAGCTGGTGGAGCTGGACGAAGATCGGGTCTTGAAAGAGTTCAAACCGAGCCTAAGATTCCTGAAACGGAATTGAGGCGACGAGTTCAAAGAGGACGTGGGGGCGGGATTCTACCTTCTATTAGCGCACCCGAGAGTAGCATAACTAAATTGCTTGATGAATGTAATGCTTCCGAAATgtaa